In one window of Polaromonas naphthalenivorans CJ2 DNA:
- a CDS encoding Bug family tripartite tricarboxylate transporter substrate binding protein: MRRDTFLKSMAALAAAGSFPLSAFAAANVKMMIPANPGGGWDTTGRALGKALTDSGAAATVSYDNKGGAAGALGLAQFVNGSKGDPNAIMVMGAVMLGGLITGKPPVSLSQATPIARLSSEYNVFVVPASSPFKSMKEVIEQLKKDPGSVKWGGGSRGSTEHIAAAMIAREVGVDPAKINYVAFRGGGEATAAVLGGNVTVGGSGYSEFAEYINTGKMKALAVTSEARLKGVNVPTLKEQGINVVIGNWRGVYGAPGITPAQRQALTDMILVALKSKTWIEASEKNNWTPAVLTGPAFEKFVDDDFAALRATMVKSGMV, from the coding sequence ATGCGTCGCGACACTTTTTTGAAATCCATGGCGGCCCTGGCGGCTGCAGGTAGCTTCCCGCTGTCGGCTTTTGCCGCCGCCAATGTCAAGATGATGATTCCGGCCAATCCGGGCGGCGGCTGGGACACCACCGGCCGCGCCCTGGGCAAGGCCTTGACCGATTCCGGCGCGGCGGCCACCGTGAGCTATGACAACAAGGGCGGCGCCGCCGGCGCCCTGGGCCTGGCGCAGTTCGTCAATGGCAGCAAGGGCGACCCCAACGCCATCATGGTGATGGGCGCGGTCATGCTGGGCGGCCTGATCACCGGCAAGCCGCCGGTCAGCCTGAGCCAGGCCACGCCGATTGCCCGCCTGTCGAGCGAATACAACGTGTTCGTGGTGCCGGCCAGCTCGCCCTTCAAGTCCATGAAGGAAGTGATCGAGCAGCTCAAGAAAGACCCCGGCAGCGTGAAATGGGGCGGCGGCTCGCGCGGCTCCACCGAGCACATCGCAGCGGCCATGATTGCGCGTGAAGTCGGCGTTGATCCGGCCAAGATCAACTACGTCGCTTTCCGGGGCGGCGGCGAAGCCACGGCCGCCGTGCTGGGCGGCAACGTGACGGTGGGCGGCAGCGGCTACAGCGAGTTCGCCGAATACATCAACACCGGCAAGATGAAGGCGCTGGCCGTCACTTCAGAGGCGCGCCTGAAGGGGGTGAATGTCCCGACGCTCAAGGAGCAGGGCATCAATGTCGTGATCGGCAACTGGCGCGGCGTGTATGGCGCGCCGGGCATCACGCCGGCGCAACGCCAGGCGCTGACCGACATGATCCTCGTGGCCCTGAAGTCCAAAACCTGGATCGAAGCGTCCGAGAAAAACAACTGGACGCCCGCCGTGCTGACCGGCCCGGCCTTCGAGAAATTCGTCGATGACGACTTTGCCGCCCTGCGCGCCACCATGGTCAAGTCCGGCATGGTCTGA
- a CDS encoding tripartite tricarboxylate transporter TctB family protein translates to MTQQKNPFLLQTLVGLGVVLIGLGLAVGAFSIPSASGYGGVGPNFLPWMVSLSLLVCGGFIVWESRTGGFRAMDDAGDGPAPYWTGFAWMSAGLLANAALITTIGFIFSCTLCFVLAVQGLQSAEGRPDRRPVAWLKDVLIGMAIAAPVYWMFTQFLAINLPGLTSTGWL, encoded by the coding sequence ATGACACAACAAAAAAATCCCTTCCTGCTGCAGACGCTGGTCGGCTTGGGCGTCGTGCTGATCGGCCTGGGGCTGGCCGTGGGTGCGTTCAGCATTCCGTCGGCTTCCGGCTACGGCGGCGTCGGCCCGAACTTTCTGCCCTGGATGGTTTCCCTGTCGCTGCTGGTCTGCGGCGGCTTCATCGTCTGGGAATCCCGGACCGGCGGTTTTCGCGCCATGGACGATGCCGGCGACGGTCCCGCGCCGTACTGGACCGGCTTTGCGTGGATGTCGGCCGGCTTGCTGGCCAATGCCGCACTGATCACAACCATCGGTTTTATCTTCAGCTGCACCTTGTGCTTTGTGCTGGCGGTTCAGGGCCTGCAAAGCGCCGAGGGCCGCCCGGACAGGCGACCCGTGGCCTGGCTGAAAGACGTGCTGATCGGCATGGCCATCGCGGCCCCCGTTTACTGGATGTTCACGCAATTCCTGGCCATCAACCTGCCAGGACTCACCTCAACTGGATGGCTTTAA
- a CDS encoding tripartite tricarboxylate transporter permease produces the protein MDIFNQLLQGFATAATPINLIWCFVGCALGTAIGVLPGIGPAVAVAMLLPITVKVEATASMIFFAGIYYGAMYGGSTTSILLNTPGETASMVTAMEGNRMAKSGRAGAALATAAIGSFVAGSIATVMVTLFAPIVADLAVKLGPPEYFMLMLLAFTTVSAVLGKSTVRGMTALFVGLAAGLVGLDQISAQARYTGGVPELLDGIEIVLVAVGLFAVAEAMYAVLYEGRIVESQNKLSRVHMTKRDWRRSWPAWLRGAAIGVPFGCIPAGGTEIPTFLSYATEKKMAKPEDRAEFGKAGAIEGVAGPEAANNATVTAAMIPLLTLGIPTSNTTAILLGAFQNYGIQPGPQLFTTSSSLVWALIASLYIGNVMLLVLNLPLVGLWVKLLKIPKPYLYAGILIFATVGVYGMRQSAFDLFLLYGIGVLGVVMRRFDFPTAPVVVGMILGPLAEAQLRNAMSIGEGSAMVFIQRPVSLILIVVVVAILVLPRLAKRWVARKALA, from the coding sequence ATGGATATTTTCAACCAGCTGCTGCAGGGCTTTGCCACCGCAGCCACGCCCATCAACCTGATCTGGTGTTTTGTCGGCTGCGCCCTGGGAACCGCCATTGGCGTGCTGCCCGGCATTGGCCCGGCCGTGGCGGTGGCCATGCTGCTGCCGATCACCGTCAAGGTCGAGGCCACGGCGTCGATGATCTTTTTCGCCGGCATTTATTACGGCGCCATGTACGGCGGCTCGACCACGTCCATCCTGCTCAATACGCCGGGGGAAACGGCCAGCATGGTCACCGCCATGGAAGGCAACCGGATGGCCAAGAGCGGCCGGGCCGGGGCGGCGCTGGCAACGGCGGCCATCGGCTCCTTTGTCGCCGGCTCGATTGCCACGGTGATGGTCACGCTGTTTGCGCCCATCGTGGCTGACCTGGCCGTCAAGCTGGGACCGCCCGAATACTTCATGCTGATGCTGCTGGCCTTCACCACCGTGAGCGCGGTGCTGGGCAAAAGCACTGTGCGCGGCATGACGGCGCTGTTTGTCGGGCTGGCCGCGGGCCTGGTCGGGCTGGACCAGATTTCGGCCCAGGCGCGCTACACCGGCGGTGTTCCCGAACTGCTCGACGGCATTGAAATCGTGCTGGTCGCCGTGGGCCTGTTTGCCGTGGCCGAAGCCATGTACGCAGTGCTGTACGAAGGCCGCATTGTCGAGTCGCAGAACAAGCTGAGCCGGGTTCACATGACGAAAAGGGACTGGCGCCGTTCCTGGCCTGCCTGGCTGCGCGGCGCGGCCATTGGCGTGCCTTTTGGCTGCATTCCGGCCGGCGGCACCGAGATTCCGACCTTTCTGAGTTATGCCACCGAAAAGAAGATGGCCAAGCCAGAAGACCGCGCCGAGTTCGGCAAGGCCGGCGCGATTGAAGGCGTGGCCGGCCCGGAAGCTGCCAACAATGCCACCGTAACGGCGGCCATGATTCCGCTGCTGACGCTGGGCATTCCGACCTCGAACACCACGGCGATTTTGCTGGGCGCCTTCCAGAACTACGGTATCCAGCCCGGCCCGCAGCTGTTCACGACCTCCTCGTCGCTGGTCTGGGCCTTGATTGCCTCGCTCTACATCGGCAACGTGATGCTGCTGGTGCTCAACTTGCCGCTGGTCGGCCTGTGGGTCAAGCTGCTGAAAATCCCCAAGCCTTACCTCTACGCCGGCATCTTGATTTTCGCCACCGTCGGTGTGTATGGCATGCGCCAGAGCGCGTTTGATCTGTTCCTGCTGTACGGCATTGGCGTGCTGGGCGTGGTCATGCGGCGCTTCGACTTTCCGACCGCGCCGGTCGTGGTCGGCATGATCCTCGGGCCTCTGGCCGAGGCGCAGCTGCGCAATGCGATGTCGATTGGCGAGGGCAGCGCGATGGTGTTCATCCAGCGCCCGGTGTCGCTGATCCTGATCGTGGTGGTGGTGGCGATATTGGTGCTGCCACGCCTGGCCAAGCGCTGGGTGGCGCGCAAGGCTTTGGCATGA
- a CDS encoding Bug family tripartite tricarboxylate transporter substrate binding protein, with amino-acid sequence MLKTQRRSVLGGLAIAALGGVTPLWAQTAKSVASAAPNANALKLAPRLRIVIPANAGGGWDQTGRALGTALLGSGAADEIEYENKGGKGGTVGLAYYADKYSNDPNTLLMGGMVMVGAVALQKPAVDMSRIQPIARLTSDYLVMVVAASSPIRNVGDLAGRMRANPKEVPIAGGSAGGVDHVFAGVFTRGSRTSPEELVYLPFAGGAEVVQAVLGGKAVAGISGYSEFSEQLASGKLRAIGVSSKRSMFGIPAIREQGIDADMANWRGVFTGQGVSAARQAGMVEAMKLAITHESWQKTLKQNHWESSWLAGPGFTNFIDLDLTTSRVMTYLLKLKA; translated from the coding sequence ATGCTGAAAACTCAACGACGCAGCGTTTTGGGCGGGCTGGCCATCGCCGCACTGGGTGGGGTTACACCGCTATGGGCGCAGACGGCCAAATCCGTCGCCAGTGCAGCGCCCAATGCCAATGCGCTCAAGCTGGCGCCCCGGCTGCGCATCGTGATCCCGGCCAATGCCGGGGGCGGCTGGGACCAGACCGGCCGCGCGCTGGGCACGGCCTTGCTCGGTTCAGGCGCGGCCGATGAGATCGAGTATGAAAACAAGGGCGGCAAGGGCGGCACCGTCGGGCTGGCCTATTACGCCGACAAATACAGCAACGACCCCAACACGCTGCTGATGGGCGGCATGGTCATGGTGGGGGCGGTGGCGCTGCAAAAGCCGGCGGTGGACATGAGCCGCATCCAGCCCATCGCCCGCCTGACCAGCGATTACCTGGTGATGGTGGTGGCGGCCAGCTCGCCGATTCGCAACGTCGGCGACCTGGCCGGGCGCATGCGCGCCAACCCGAAAGAGGTGCCGATTGCCGGTGGCTCGGCCGGCGGCGTGGACCATGTGTTCGCGGGCGTGTTCACCCGCGGCTCCCGCACCAGCCCGGAGGAACTGGTTTACCTGCCCTTTGCGGGCGGCGCCGAGGTGGTGCAGGCGGTGCTGGGCGGCAAGGCCGTCGCCGGCATTTCCGGCTACAGCGAATTCAGCGAGCAACTCGCCAGTGGCAAGCTGCGCGCCATCGGCGTGTCGTCCAAGCGCTCGATGTTTGGCATTCCCGCCATCCGCGAGCAGGGCATTGATGCCGACATGGCCAACTGGCGCGGCGTGTTCACCGGCCAGGGCGTCAGCGCCGCCCGTCAGGCCGGGATGGTCGAGGCCATGAAGCTCGCCATCACCCACGAGTCGTGGCAAAAAACGCTGAAGCAAAACCACTGGGAATCGTCCTGGCTGGCAGGCCCCGGCTTCACCAACTTCATCGACCTGGACCTGACCACTTCGCGGGTGATGACCTACCTGCTCAAGCTCAAAGCCTGA
- a CDS encoding extracellular catalytic domain type 2 short-chain-length polyhydroxyalkanoate depolymerase produces MTSRFLSTFAAVAALLGGAAQAAVNLPQLNIDTTQTTVSGLSSGGFMAAQLHVAYSATFAKGAGIVAGGPFYCAEGSIVNATGRCMASPAGIPTSTLVSTTNSWASQGIIDPVVNLQSSKVYLFSGSIDSTVKTGVMDALKTYYNSFVPAANVVYKKDIAAEHAMITDDYGSTCSTKGSPYINDCNFDLAGAMLAHFYGTLNPRNSGTLAAGNFVEFNQSQFITGHGMAPTGWAYIPQACTAGSQCRVHVVLHGCQQNVTLVQQQYVRNTGYNRWADSNNLVMIYPQTSTQATNSCWDWWGYDNASYAKKSGPQMAAIKAMVDQVSAGGTTPPPAALPAPTGVATSNATASSMTISWNAVTGAASYNVYRNASKTNALPVTATSYGDTGLAAATTYSWTVTAVDGSNAQSVASTAAAGTTTGTPPPTATCYTASNYAHTMAGRAYVLGGYTYANGSGQYMGLWNIYASTTLKMTGSNYYVIGTCS; encoded by the coding sequence ATGACATCCAGGTTTTTAAGTACTTTTGCCGCAGTAGCGGCACTCTTGGGCGGTGCGGCACAGGCTGCCGTCAATCTGCCCCAACTCAACATTGACACCACGCAGACCACCGTCTCAGGACTTTCGTCCGGCGGCTTCATGGCGGCGCAACTGCATGTGGCGTATTCCGCGACCTTCGCAAAAGGCGCCGGCATCGTCGCCGGCGGGCCGTTCTACTGCGCCGAGGGCTCCATCGTGAATGCCACCGGGCGCTGCATGGCCAGTCCCGCAGGCATCCCCACCAGCACGCTGGTCAGCACCACCAACAGCTGGGCCAGCCAGGGCATCATCGACCCGGTGGTGAATCTTCAGAGTTCAAAGGTGTACCTGTTTTCAGGCTCCATCGACAGCACCGTCAAGACGGGCGTGATGGATGCGCTCAAGACCTACTACAACAGCTTTGTGCCGGCTGCCAACGTGGTCTATAAAAAGGACATCGCCGCCGAGCACGCCATGATCACCGACGACTACGGCAGCACCTGTTCGACCAAGGGCTCGCCCTACATCAACGACTGCAATTTCGACCTGGCCGGCGCGATGCTGGCGCATTTCTACGGCACCCTGAACCCGCGCAACAGCGGCACGCTGGCCGCTGGCAACTTCGTGGAATTCAACCAGAGCCAGTTCATCACCGGCCACGGCATGGCGCCCACCGGCTGGGCCTACATTCCGCAAGCCTGCACGGCGGGCAGCCAGTGCCGCGTGCATGTGGTGCTGCACGGCTGCCAGCAAAACGTCACGCTGGTGCAGCAGCAGTACGTGCGCAACACCGGCTACAACCGCTGGGCCGACAGCAACAACCTGGTGATGATCTATCCGCAGACCAGCACCCAGGCCACCAACAGCTGCTGGGACTGGTGGGGTTACGACAACGCCAGCTACGCCAAAAAGTCCGGCCCGCAGATGGCCGCGATCAAGGCCATGGTGGACCAGGTTTCCGCAGGCGGCACCACGCCGCCTCCGGCCGCGCTGCCCGCACCGACCGGGGTTGCCACCTCCAATGCAACGGCCAGCAGCATGACCATCAGCTGGAATGCCGTGACGGGCGCCGCCAGCTATAACGTCTATCGCAACGCCAGCAAGACCAATGCCCTGCCGGTGACCGCAACCAGCTACGGCGACACGGGCCTGGCCGCTGCCACCACCTACAGCTGGACCGTCACGGCGGTGGACGGCAGCAACGCGCAAAGCGTGGCGTCCACCGCTGCTGCGGGCACCACCACGGGAACACCGCCGCCCACGGCGACCTGCTACACCGCGTCCAACTACGCGCACACCATGGCAGGACGCGCGTATGTGCTCGGTGGCTACACCTATGCCAACGGCTCTGGCCAGTACATGGGCTTGTGGAATATCTACGCCAGCACGACGCTGAAGATGACGGGCAGCAATTACTACGTGATTGGCACCTGCTCCTGA
- a CDS encoding SDR family NAD(P)-dependent oxidoreductase, which produces MSNKSSTISFGLAGRVCIVTGGAQGIGEACIRRFAREGAQVVVADIDDARGAALAGELGGLYVHCDVGDKAQVDALVAQAMAAHGRIDVLVNNAGIFKAADFLEVTEADFDAVLRINLKGSFLVGQAVAREMAKAGQGSIVNMSSVNAVLAIPTIASYNVSKGGINQLTRVMALALADKGIRVNAVAPGTIATELAAKAVLTSEEAKARIMSRTPMKRLGEPSEIADTVAYLASDAASYITGEIVVADGGRMTLNYTVAL; this is translated from the coding sequence ATGAGCAATAAATCATCAACAATTTCCTTCGGACTGGCGGGTCGGGTGTGCATCGTCACCGGCGGCGCGCAAGGCATTGGCGAGGCGTGCATCCGCCGCTTTGCCCGCGAAGGCGCTCAGGTCGTGGTTGCCGATATCGACGACGCTCGCGGCGCCGCGCTGGCGGGCGAACTGGGCGGCTTGTATGTGCACTGCGATGTCGGCGACAAGGCGCAGGTGGATGCGCTGGTGGCGCAAGCCATGGCGGCGCATGGCCGCATCGACGTGCTGGTCAACAACGCCGGGATTTTCAAGGCAGCCGATTTCCTGGAGGTCACCGAGGCCGACTTCGATGCCGTGCTGCGCATCAACCTCAAGGGCTCGTTCCTCGTCGGCCAGGCGGTGGCGCGTGAAATGGCCAAGGCGGGCCAAGGCAGCATTGTCAACATGAGTTCGGTCAACGCCGTGCTGGCGATTCCCACGATTGCCAGCTACAACGTCAGCAAGGGCGGCATCAACCAGCTGACGCGGGTCATGGCGCTGGCCCTGGCCGACAAGGGCATACGCGTCAACGCCGTGGCGCCCGGCACCATCGCCACCGAACTGGCCGCCAAGGCGGTGCTGACCAGCGAGGAAGCCAAGGCCAGGATCATGAGCCGCACGCCCATGAAGCGCCTGGGCGAGCCGTCGGAGATTGCCGACACCGTGGCCTACCTGGCCAGCGACGCGGCGAGCTACATCACCGGCGAGATCGTGGTGGCCGATGGCGGGCGCATGACGCTGAACTACACGGTTGCGCTCTAG